One genomic region from Marmota flaviventris isolate mMarFla1 chromosome 6, mMarFla1.hap1, whole genome shotgun sequence encodes:
- the LOC139706144 gene encoding olfactory receptor 5V1, which yields MEGKNQTAISEFIILGFSDLNELQFLLFTIFFLTYICTLGGNIFIILVTMADPHLHTPMYYFLRNLAFLDVCYTTTNVPQMMVHLVSEKKSISFGGCVAQLFAFIFFVGSECLLLAAMAYDRYIAICKPLRYSVIMNKALYSQLAASCWIGSFLNSVVHTVLTFRLPFCNNQINYFFCDIPPLLILSCGDTSVNELVLLSIGVFIGWTPLLCIVLSYLYIISTILRIHSSEGRRKAFSTCASHLVIVLLYYGSAIFTYVRPISSYSLEKDRLISVLYSVVTPMLNPIIYTLRNKDIKEAVKTIGRRWQPSSLDM from the coding sequence ATGGAAGGAAAGAATCAAACAGCTATATCTGAATTCATCATCTTGGGATTCTCTGACCTGAATGAATTGCAGTTTTTACTATTTACCATCTTTTTTCTGACCTATATATGtactttgggaggaaatataTTCATCATCTTGGTGACAATGGCTGATCCACACCTACATACACCCATGTACTATTTCTTAAGGAACCTGGCCTTTCTTGATGTCTGCTATACCACCACCAATGTCCCACAGATGATGGTACATCTTGTATCAGAGAAGAAGAGCATTTCCTTTGGGGGATGTGTAGCTCAActttttgcattcattttctttgtaggATCAGAGTGTCTCCTCCTGGCAGCAATGGCATATGATCGCTACATTGCCATCTGCAAACCCTTAAGGTATTCAGTTATTATGAACAAGGCCCTGTATAGCCAGTTAGCAGCCTCATGTTGGATTGGTAGTTTCCTCAATTCAGTGGTGCATACAGTACTGACATTCCGTCTGCCATTCTGCAACAATCAGATTAATTACTTCTTTTGTGACATACCCCCTTTGCTGATCTTGTCTTGTGGGGACACTTCTGTCAATGAACTGGTGTTGCTATCCATTGGAGTCTTCATTGGTTGGACTCCTTTACTGTGCATTGTCCTTTCCTACCTTTACATAATCTCCACCATCTTGAGGATCCACTCTTCAGAGGGGAGACGCAAAGCCTTTTCTACATGTGCGTCCCACCTGGTCATTGTCCTTCTCTATTATGGTAGTGCCATTTTCACATATGTGCGGCCCATTTCATCTTACTCATTGGAGAAAGACAGACTGATTTCAGTATTGTATAGTGTTGTTACTCCCATGCTGAACCCTATAATTTACACATTGAGGAACAAGGACATCAAAGAGGCTGTGAAGACAATAGGGAGAAGGTGGCAGCCATCAAGTCTTGATATGTAA